The DNA region AAATTCGGCCGTCTGGGATACTTCCGAGTCTCACTATGTACTCGCTACATGATCGTTGGCATTGATGATGATACAGAGGATATTATACCAACGGAAACTCCGCAGCCCTTGCTCTTCAATTTCATCTACCCGATCATAGATATTCCAAAGCCCGAAGGCGAAGGCAAAGCTGAAGGCGAAGGCGAAGGTGAAGGTGAAGGTGAAGGTGAAGGTGAAGGTGAAGGTGAAGGTGAAGGTGAAGGTGAAGGCGAAGCTGAAGGCGAAGGCAAGCCTGAGCCTGAGCCTGAGCCTGAGCCTGAGCCTGAGCCTGAACCTGAACCCACACACAAGAGGAAGCGTCATAACTCAGGAAGAAGAGGGCCGTCCCATGACC from Raphanus sativus cultivar WK10039 chromosome 8, ASM80110v3, whole genome shotgun sequence includes:
- the LOC130498699 gene encoding uncharacterized protein LOC130498699, with the protein product MMTIHPQQVPKERVLDFDCSQRHPGDTEPHITIDDFGTLETLEDALLQLRKQPITASLLEYSELWTLGPDEIYRGPTKEGSGLIGQHGVEIVDIQLHGDNEVVALCKSSNGTKFGRLGYFRVSLCTRYMIVGIDDDTEDIIPTETPQPLLFNFIYPIIDIPKPEGEGKAEGEGEGEGEGEGEGEGEGEGEGEGEGEAEGEGKPEPEPEPEPEPEPEPEPTHKRKRHNSGRRGPSHDHGDKKKKQRSG